The following coding sequences lie in one Komagataeibacter sucrofermentans DSM 15973 genomic window:
- the hisD gene encoding histidinol dehydrogenase, with translation MKRLTSTQADFHAEFRRLLTERDSDTARVDGPVTEILAAVRTRGDAALCEFTNRFDRTSVTPATLRITPAEVEAACAHVPPALLEALEVAATRIESFHRAQMPADMKYVDGAGVTLGMRWTALDSVGLYVPGGKAAYPSSVLMNAIPAHVAGVGRIAMCVPTPDGVLNPLVLAAARRAGVTEIYRVGGAQAVGAMAYGTATIAPVDRVVGPGNAYVAEAKRQVFGTVGIDSIAGPSEVVVLADGNNDPRAIALDLLAQAEHDPMAQSILITPDAGMAAKVEQAVATELETLPRAAIARASWDAHGAIITVRDLDEAADLVNEIAPEHLELMIDNPQPVFDRVRHAGAIFVGRYCPEAIGDYVGGPNHVLPTSRTARFSSGLSVFDFIKRTTFIEAQAESLREIGPAAVSLAQAEGLDAHALSVAVRLAKLEGAQ, from the coding sequence ATGAAGCGCCTGACGAGCACCCAGGCGGATTTCCACGCCGAGTTCCGACGCCTGCTGACCGAGCGCGACAGCGATACCGCCCGCGTCGATGGCCCCGTAACCGAGATCCTCGCCGCCGTGCGCACGCGCGGGGATGCGGCGCTGTGCGAATTCACCAACCGCTTCGACCGCACCAGCGTCACCCCCGCCACCCTGCGCATCACGCCCGCAGAGGTCGAGGCCGCCTGCGCGCACGTGCCCCCCGCCCTGCTTGAGGCGCTTGAAGTCGCTGCCACCCGCATCGAGTCCTTTCACAGGGCGCAGATGCCGGCCGACATGAAATATGTCGATGGCGCAGGCGTGACACTGGGCATGCGCTGGACGGCGCTGGATTCGGTGGGGCTGTACGTGCCCGGCGGCAAGGCGGCCTATCCTTCGTCCGTGCTGATGAACGCCATCCCCGCCCATGTGGCGGGTGTCGGGCGCATTGCCATGTGCGTGCCCACGCCCGATGGCGTGCTCAACCCGCTCGTGCTCGCCGCCGCCCGCCGCGCGGGTGTGACCGAGATCTACCGCGTGGGTGGCGCCCAGGCCGTGGGTGCCATGGCTTATGGCACCGCCACCATCGCCCCGGTTGACCGCGTGGTGGGGCCGGGCAATGCCTATGTGGCCGAAGCCAAGCGGCAGGTGTTCGGCACGGTGGGTATCGACAGCATTGCGGGTCCGTCGGAAGTGGTGGTGCTTGCCGATGGCAACAACGACCCCCGCGCCATTGCCCTTGACCTGCTGGCCCAGGCCGAACACGACCCCATGGCCCAGTCCATCCTGATCACGCCCGATGCCGGCATGGCGGCGAAGGTGGAACAGGCCGTGGCGACCGAGCTTGAAACCCTGCCGCGCGCGGCAATCGCCCGCGCCAGCTGGGATGCGCATGGCGCGATCATTACCGTGCGCGACCTTGATGAAGCCGCCGACCTTGTAAACGAGATCGCCCCGGAACATCTGGAACTCATGATCGATAATCCGCAGCCGGTTTTTGACCGCGTGCGGCATGCGGGCGCGATCTTCGTGGGGCGCTACTGCCCCGAGGCGATCGGCGATTACGTGGGGGGGCCGAACCATGTGCTGCCCACCAGCCGCACGGCGCGGTTCTCGTCGGGGCTTTCGGTGTTCGACTTTATCAAGCGCACCACGTTCATCGAGGCGCAGGCCGAGTCGCTGCGTGAAATCGGGCCTGCCGCCGTAAGCCTTGCTCAGGCCGAAGGGCTTGATGCCCATGCCCTTAGCGTGGCGGTACGGCTGGCAAAGCTTGAGGGCGCGCAATAA
- the dcd gene encoding dCTP deaminase: MPIMPDTWIRRMATEHGMIEPFVEKQSREGVISFGLSSYGYDARIANEFKIFTDVDNAVVDPKNFAENSFVTRHGDCCTIPPHSFVLAHTVEYFRIPRDTLVVCLGKSTYARCGIIVNVTPLEPEWEGQVTIEISNTTPLPARIYANEGICQFLFFQGASPCEVSYADRKGKYMGQIGVAPPRM, encoded by the coding sequence ATGCCCATAATGCCTGATACGTGGATTCGTCGCATGGCCACGGAACACGGCATGATCGAGCCTTTCGTGGAAAAACAGAGCCGTGAGGGCGTCATTTCCTTCGGCCTGTCCTCCTATGGCTACGATGCGCGCATCGCCAACGAATTCAAGATTTTCACCGACGTGGACAACGCGGTGGTCGACCCCAAGAACTTTGCCGAGAACAGCTTCGTCACCCGCCATGGCGACTGCTGCACCATCCCGCCCCACAGCTTCGTGCTGGCGCATACGGTCGAGTATTTCCGCATACCGCGTGACACGCTGGTGGTGTGCCTGGGCAAATCCACCTATGCGCGCTGCGGCATTATCGTCAACGTGACCCCGCTGGAGCCGGAATGGGAGGGGCAGGTCACGATCGAGATCAGCAACACCACGCCGCTGCCCGCGCGCATCTATGCCAATGAGGGCATCTGCCAGTTCCTGTTCTTTCAGGGGGCCTCACCGTGCGAGGTCAGCTACGCCGACCGCAAGGGCAAATACATGGGGCAGATCGGCGTCGCCCCACCGCGCATGTAA
- a CDS encoding DUF5367 family protein — protein sequence MMLRPRQIVICTSLAVSFWLLATLYIRFMPVFVTDPLRGDIGFITSIPVCWLSLWLTIRLARLEPQQILAGCLLVLADAMLIDGIALRWFHAVYTTDERTARLGAAWLLWGYGVSAWIALFVANRRVRLHPAR from the coding sequence ATGATGTTGCGCCCAAGGCAGATCGTGATCTGCACATCGCTTGCCGTTTCCTTCTGGTTGCTGGCGACACTCTATATTCGCTTCATGCCCGTGTTTGTTACTGATCCCCTGCGTGGGGATATCGGGTTCATTACCAGCATTCCGGTCTGCTGGCTCAGTCTCTGGCTGACCATCCGCCTGGCCAGACTTGAGCCGCAGCAGATCCTTGCGGGCTGCCTGCTCGTACTGGCTGATGCCATGCTGATTGACGGCATCGCACTGCGCTGGTTTCACGCAGTCTATACGACCGATGAACGGACCGCACGTCTTGGCGCAGCGTGGCTGCTATGGGGATATGGGGTCAGTGCGTGGATTGCCCTTTTCGTGGCAAACCGCAGGGTGCGCCTGCATCCGGCCCGCTGA
- the infA gene encoding translation initiation factor IF-1 encodes MSKEDMIEFSGTVTELLPNAMFRVTLDNEHTILAHTSGKMRKNRIRVLAGDRVNVEMTPYDLTKGRITFRFK; translated from the coding sequence ATGTCTAAAGAAGACATGATCGAATTCAGCGGCACGGTTACCGAACTGCTGCCCAATGCCATGTTCCGCGTTACACTGGATAACGAGCACACCATCCTGGCGCATACCAGCGGCAAGATGCGCAAGAACCGCATCCGCGTACTCGCCGGTGACCGCGTGAATGTGGAAATGACGCCTTATGACCTGACAAAGGGTCGCATCACCTTCCGCTTCAAGTAA
- a CDS encoding nucleoside triphosphate pyrophosphatase, whose protein sequence is MTGTPAPGGAEAEVRLVLASASPRRLDLLRQIGLVPGQVFPANIDETPRHDELPRPYAERLAAEKAAHVAGQIEGPALVLAADTVVALGRRILPKTEDEQTARACLERLSGRRHTVFTAIALRPTAAWAEGRAGSRIVASTVTFSRLTPVQIDALIAAGDWQGKAGGYAIQGHAAAFVRFMSGSYTGIVGLPLFETAQLLRGQKGSWLS, encoded by the coding sequence ATGACCGGAACCCCCGCGCCCGGCGGCGCGGAGGCGGAGGTGCGGCTTGTCCTCGCCTCGGCTTCACCCCGCAGGCTTGACCTGCTACGCCAGATCGGGCTCGTGCCCGGTCAGGTCTTTCCAGCCAATATCGATGAAACGCCCCGGCATGACGAGTTGCCCCGCCCTTACGCCGAGCGGCTCGCCGCTGAAAAGGCGGCGCATGTGGCTGGCCAGATCGAAGGCCCCGCACTCGTGCTGGCAGCCGATACGGTCGTGGCCCTTGGCCGCCGCATCCTGCCCAAGACGGAAGACGAGCAGACGGCGCGCGCCTGCCTCGAGCGGCTTTCGGGCCGCCGTCATACCGTTTTTACCGCCATCGCCCTGCGCCCCACGGCAGCATGGGCCGAAGGGCGTGCAGGTAGCCGCATTGTCGCCAGCACGGTCACCTTCTCGCGCCTTACACCTGTGCAGATCGATGCGCTCATTGCCGCAGGCGACTGGCAGGGCAAGGCGGGCGGCTACGCCATACAGGGCCATGCAGCAGCATTTGTACGATTCATGTCAGGCAGCTACACCGGCATTGTGGGCCTGCCTCTGTTCGAGACAGCCCAGTTGCTGCGCGGGCAGAAGGGAAGCTGGCTTTCGTGA
- the murA gene encoding UDP-N-acetylglucosamine 1-carboxyvinyltransferase yields the protein MDRFIIHGGHPLRGDIVIGGAKNSALKLLVAGLLTPEPLVLENVPRIADIRTMRRLLEQHGLSVEDVSGDGGTLSVGGEITNTEAPYDIVSMMRASILVLGPLLARCGEARVSLPGGCAIGTRPVDLHLKALETLGAKITLENGYIHAEAPNGLKGERVILPFASVGATENLLMAASLATGRTEIINAAREPEIGDLVGCLNAMGARISGVGTGKLVIDGVEGLHGARYRVMPDRIECGTYACAAAITGGELRLVGGQVEHLGAVVRALEEAGVEMVQEEGAVRVQRTGALRGVDIMTEPYPGFPTDMQAQFMALLSVAEGASMVTETIFENRFMHVPELNRMGARINVHGSSAIIRGVHSLSGAPVMATDLRASFSLILAGLAAHGETILSRVYHLDRGYEAVERKLAQVGAHIERVSG from the coding sequence ATGGACCGTTTCATCATCCACGGCGGCCACCCGCTGCGTGGCGACATCGTTATTGGCGGGGCCAAGAACTCCGCCCTCAAGCTGCTGGTGGCGGGGCTGCTCACGCCCGAGCCGCTGGTGCTCGAAAACGTGCCCCGCATTGCCGACATCCGCACCATGCGCCGCCTGCTCGAACAGCATGGCCTGAGCGTGGAAGACGTGAGCGGCGATGGCGGCACGCTCTCCGTCGGTGGCGAGATTACCAATACGGAAGCGCCATACGACATCGTCTCCATGATGCGGGCCTCGATCCTGGTGCTTGGCCCGCTGCTCGCACGCTGCGGCGAGGCCCGCGTGTCGCTGCCCGGCGGCTGCGCCATCGGCACCCGCCCCGTTGACCTGCACCTCAAGGCGCTGGAAACGCTGGGGGCGAAGATCACGCTCGAGAACGGTTACATCCACGCCGAGGCCCCGAACGGGCTGAAGGGCGAGCGGGTCATCCTGCCGTTTGCCTCGGTGGGGGCGACCGAGAACCTGCTCATGGCCGCCTCTCTCGCCACGGGCCGCACCGAGATCATCAACGCCGCGCGCGAGCCCGAGATTGGCGATCTGGTCGGCTGCCTCAACGCCATGGGCGCACGCATTAGCGGCGTCGGCACCGGCAAGCTGGTGATTGATGGGGTCGAGGGCCTGCATGGCGCGCGCTACCGCGTCATGCCCGACCGCATCGAATGCGGCACCTATGCCTGTGCCGCCGCCATTACCGGGGGCGAGCTGCGCCTGGTGGGCGGTCAGGTCGAGCATCTCGGCGCCGTGGTGCGCGCGCTGGAGGAAGCCGGCGTGGAAATGGTGCAGGAAGAAGGCGCTGTGCGCGTGCAGCGCACCGGTGCGCTGCGCGGGGTCGATATCATGACCGAGCCCTATCCCGGCTTTCCCACCGACATGCAGGCGCAGTTCATGGCGCTGCTCTCGGTGGCGGAAGGGGCGTCGATGGTGACCGAGACCATTTTCGAGAACCGCTTCATGCATGTGCCCGAACTCAACCGCATGGGCGCGCGCATTAACGTGCATGGCTCGTCGGCCATCATCCGTGGCGTGCATTCGCTTTCAGGCGCGCCGGTCATGGCGACCGACCTGCGGGCCTCGTTCTCGCTCATACTGGCGGGGCTTGCAGCCCATGGCGAGACGATCCTGAGCCGGGTCTATCACCTTGACCGTGGCTATGAGGCGGTCGAGCGCAAGCTGGCACAGGTGGGTGCCCATATCGAGCGTGTTTCAGGCTGA
- the hisG gene encoding ATP phosphoribosyltransferase: protein MENALTVLSPAQTAIPETDSPLVLALPKGRILKAAAPLLHMAGIVPGPDFSDDKSRLLRFSTNNPGIDVVRVRSFDVATFVAFGGAQIGICGADVLMEFDYPEIYAPLDLGIGGCRISIAQPKDRSGQEDNPNRLSQVRVATKYPSLTRRHFAARGINASIVHLHGAMELAPVLDLSHLIVDLVDTGSTLRANGLEETQTIAHITSRLIVNRTALKTQPERITAIINRFRTALAKEHTA, encoded by the coding sequence GTGGAGAATGCATTGACCGTCCTGTCACCGGCCCAGACCGCCATTCCGGAAACGGATAGCCCGCTGGTACTCGCCCTGCCCAAGGGCCGTATCCTCAAAGCCGCGGCGCCGCTTCTGCATATGGCGGGCATTGTGCCCGGACCGGATTTCAGTGACGATAAAAGCCGCCTCCTGCGTTTCTCGACCAATAACCCCGGCATCGACGTGGTGCGCGTGCGCTCGTTCGATGTGGCGACCTTCGTGGCCTTTGGCGGGGCGCAGATCGGCATCTGCGGCGCTGATGTGCTGATGGAATTCGACTATCCCGAAATCTATGCCCCGCTTGATCTGGGCATTGGCGGGTGCCGCATTTCCATCGCCCAGCCCAAGGATCGCAGCGGGCAGGAAGACAACCCCAACCGCCTCTCGCAGGTGCGGGTGGCCACCAAGTATCCTTCGCTCACGCGGCGGCATTTCGCGGCGCGTGGCATCAATGCCTCCATCGTGCACCTGCATGGCGCGATGGAACTGGCCCCGGTGCTGGATCTTTCGCACCTGATCGTCGATCTGGTCGATACCGGCTCCACGCTGCGCGCCAACGGGCTGGAGGAAACCCAGACCATCGCCCACATCACCAGCCGCCTGATCGTGAACCGCACGGCGCTGAAAACCCAGCCCGAGCGCATTACCGCGATCATCAACCGTTTCCGCACGGCACTGGCCAAGGAGCACACGGCATGA
- a CDS encoding ribonuclease E/G — MSARICASSSPGEIRIAVTLDGVMQEFALWRPDMPDGVGDIYRARVSAHAPALGGTFVTLPGQEQAGFLPDSEGLGPLTQGQTVLVTVTRSAQGGKGVRLGARNLPPDLPGGADPRLLRRGLTPLERLAARHPDAPIVIDDAAIATLLPASLHPRLSRASSAFDSDLRAQVDALQEATVPLPGGMSASITPTPALIAIDMDGGAATSMDRRPKQTAQFAANRDALPDLMRQLRLRNLSGAIVVDVAGLAIRKRRALGDTIEAVLRDDPLRPRFLGFTALGLAEIVRPRVHPPLHELFHSREGRMLHALRGQMQAYRGMPPNGQPVRLACGYGIMQMMQDHPAWVEDFMRLTGRVLQPVADTALPAHGWRFEP; from the coding sequence GTGAGCGCGCGCATCTGCGCCAGCAGCAGCCCCGGTGAAATCCGCATTGCCGTAACCCTTGATGGCGTCATGCAGGAATTCGCCCTGTGGCGACCTGACATGCCCGATGGGGTGGGCGATATTTACCGCGCCCGCGTCAGCGCGCATGCGCCTGCGCTCGGCGGCACGTTCGTGACCCTGCCGGGGCAGGAGCAGGCAGGCTTCCTGCCCGATTCGGAAGGGCTGGGTCCACTTACGCAGGGGCAGACGGTGCTTGTCACCGTCACCCGCAGCGCACAGGGCGGCAAGGGCGTGCGGCTTGGCGCGCGCAACCTGCCCCCCGACCTGCCCGGCGGCGCCGACCCCCGGCTGCTGCGGCGTGGCCTCACCCCGCTGGAACGGCTGGCCGCACGCCATCCTGATGCGCCCATCGTCATTGATGACGCGGCCATTGCCACCCTTTTGCCCGCCAGCCTGCACCCACGCCTGTCACGCGCCAGTTCCGCCTTTGACAGCGACCTGCGCGCCCAGGTCGATGCGCTGCAGGAGGCCACCGTGCCCCTACCCGGCGGCATGTCGGCCAGCATTACGCCCACCCCGGCCCTGATTGCGATCGATATGGATGGCGGAGCCGCCACCAGCATGGACCGCCGCCCCAAACAGACCGCGCAGTTTGCCGCCAACCGCGATGCCCTGCCCGACCTGATGCGCCAGTTGCGGCTGCGCAACCTGTCGGGCGCGATTGTGGTTGACGTGGCAGGGCTTGCCATCCGCAAGCGCCGCGCGCTGGGCGATACGATCGAGGCGGTGCTGCGCGATGACCCGCTGCGCCCGCGCTTTCTGGGCTTTACGGCGCTGGGCCTGGCCGAGATCGTGCGCCCGCGCGTGCATCCTCCGCTGCATGAACTGTTTCATTCGCGCGAGGGGCGCATGCTGCACGCCCTGCGCGGGCAGATGCAGGCCTATCGCGGCATGCCGCCCAACGGGCAGCCCGTGCGGCTGGCCTGCGGCTATGGTATCATGCAGATGATGCAGGACCATCCGGCCTGGGTGGAGGACTTCATGCGCCTGACCGGGCGCGTGCTCCAGCCCGTGGCCGACACGGCCCTGCCCGCCCATGGCTGGAGATTTGAACCATGA
- a CDS encoding glycosyltransferase family 4 protein, producing the protein MQTVTDRPVILQVLPALESGGIEHGTLEMAQAIVQAGGTALVASAGGRLVPRLKYIGATPIALELGAKNPFSIMRNASRLCHVMAEHGVSLVHARSRAPAWAASLACRRAGVPLVTTWHGVHAANLPGKKRYNSVLASGARVIAISQYIATRLRDEYKVGDDRLRLIPRGADMLRFDPHNVRGNRVQKLLGLWHIPDGATVIMLPARVTAWKGHAVLIEALAHLTRTEGFSRDWVCIFVGEANAKEGRALVAQAERSGIAEHLRFAGHCADMPAAMMLADMIVVPSRRPEPFGRVVVEAQAMGRPVIVAAHGAALETVDNGVTGFAFPPDDTQALAACIRHVAALSVEERADLAVRARENVLLHYSTQAMQYATLCVYDELLHTRLADTFYHTAMGSPEWDEEALPQAG; encoded by the coding sequence ATGCAAACCGTTACTGACCGACCCGTCATCCTGCAGGTGCTGCCAGCACTCGAATCCGGCGGCATAGAACATGGCACGCTGGAAATGGCGCAGGCCATCGTACAGGCTGGCGGCACGGCGCTGGTGGCCAGTGCGGGCGGGCGCCTTGTGCCACGCCTGAAATATATCGGCGCAACCCCCATCGCGCTCGAACTCGGGGCCAAGAACCCCTTCTCCATCATGCGCAACGCCAGCCGGCTGTGTCATGTCATGGCCGAACATGGCGTCAGCCTGGTGCACGCCCGCTCGCGCGCGCCCGCCTGGGCGGCATCGCTTGCCTGCCGCAGGGCGGGCGTGCCGCTGGTCACCACGTGGCATGGCGTGCACGCGGCCAACCTGCCGGGCAAGAAGCGCTATAACAGCGTGCTGGCCTCGGGCGCGCGGGTCATTGCCATCAGCCAGTACATTGCCACCCGCCTGCGTGATGAATACAAGGTGGGCGACGACCGCCTGCGCCTGATCCCGCGCGGGGCGGACATGCTGCGCTTTGACCCGCATAACGTGCGCGGCAACCGGGTGCAGAAGCTGCTGGGGCTATGGCACATCCCCGATGGGGCCACGGTCATCATGCTACCCGCGCGCGTAACGGCGTGGAAAGGCCATGCCGTGCTGATCGAGGCGCTGGCCCATCTCACCCGCACGGAAGGCTTCAGCCGGGACTGGGTGTGCATTTTCGTGGGCGAGGCCAACGCGAAGGAAGGCCGCGCGCTCGTGGCCCAGGCCGAACGCAGCGGCATTGCCGAACATTTGCGCTTTGCCGGGCACTGCGCGGACATGCCCGCGGCCATGATGCTGGCTGACATGATCGTGGTGCCCTCGCGCCGGCCCGAACCGTTTGGCCGCGTGGTGGTGGAGGCGCAGGCCATGGGCCGCCCCGTGATCGTGGCCGCCCATGGCGCGGCGCTCGAAACAGTAGACAACGGCGTGACCGGCTTTGCCTTCCCCCCCGATGACACGCAGGCGCTGGCAGCGTGCATCCGCCACGTGGCCGCGTTGTCAGTGGAAGAACGCGCGGATCTTGCCGTGCGTGCGCGCGAAAACGTGCTGCTGCATTATTCCACCCAGGCCATGCAGTACGCGACGCTATGCGTTTATGATGAACTCCTGCACACCCGGCTGGCGGATACGTTTTATCACACCGCCATGGGCAGCCCGGAGTGGGATGAGGAAGCCCTGCCCCAGGCTGGCTGA
- a CDS encoding aromatic ring-hydroxylating dioxygenase subunit alpha yields the protein MNQISPVQTDTAATAATPDLRRVNSNPDFWYPVAWSSALRRNKTLAVSFAGIPMVLVRPEEGTVFALFDRCPHRQVPLSKGTVNGQTVRCCYHGWAFGRSGRCIDVPYLGKGKMPNGVRTFPVREEGGLIFVFPGDPAKADTVPFPKLAQTANPAYKTKQFGPRVNCHYTFMHENLMDMNHQFLHRRQMGQIKARFLGQDKGEDFIEARYSFMRCAGQQPLAERLIFGKHKDLNGREQPIEEVVTIRTEYPYQTLRITDKDGDLIMDLWTAYVPVDKDERVTQAFGLLSILRPQTPLLIDLIWPALGWFTNRIFLEDKEIVELEQAAWNEVGHDRNVEIFPVVKALRELLTRCGIAQDAAPQADAAPVALAAPAACAATPETTA from the coding sequence ATGAACCAGATTTCCCCCGTCCAGACAGACACCGCCGCCACGGCAGCCACGCCCGACCTGCGGCGGGTCAATTCCAACCCGGATTTCTGGTATCCGGTGGCGTGGTCTTCCGCCCTGCGCCGGAACAAGACGCTGGCCGTCAGCTTTGCGGGCATTCCCATGGTGCTCGTCCGCCCGGAGGAAGGCACCGTCTTTGCCCTGTTCGACCGATGCCCCCACCGCCAGGTGCCGCTGAGCAAGGGCACCGTGAATGGCCAGACCGTGCGCTGCTGCTATCATGGCTGGGCGTTTGGCCGCTCGGGGCGCTGCATCGACGTGCCCTATCTGGGCAAGGGCAAGATGCCCAACGGCGTGCGCACCTTCCCCGTGCGTGAGGAAGGCGGGCTGATCTTCGTCTTCCCCGGCGATCCGGCCAAGGCGGATACCGTCCCCTTCCCCAAACTGGCCCAGACCGCCAATCCCGCCTACAAGACCAAGCAGTTCGGCCCGCGCGTGAACTGCCACTACACCTTCATGCACGAGAACCTGATGGACATGAACCATCAGTTCCTGCACCGCCGCCAGATGGGCCAGATCAAGGCGCGTTTCCTTGGTCAGGACAAGGGCGAGGACTTCATCGAGGCACGCTACAGCTTCATGCGCTGCGCGGGCCAGCAGCCGCTGGCCGAGCGCCTGATCTTTGGCAAGCACAAGGACCTCAACGGCCGCGAACAGCCCATTGAGGAAGTGGTGACCATCCGCACCGAATACCCGTACCAGACCCTGCGCATCACCGATAAGGACGGTGACCTGATCATGGATCTGTGGACGGCCTACGTGCCGGTGGACAAGGACGAGCGCGTGACCCAGGCCTTTGGCCTGCTGTCCATCCTGCGCCCGCAGACCCCGCTGCTGATCGACCTGATCTGGCCTGCGCTGGGCTGGTTCACCAACCGCATCTTCCTTGAAGACAAGGAAATCGTGGAACTGGAGCAGGCGGCGTGGAACGAGGTGGGCCACGACCGCAATGTCGAGATCTTCCCCGTGGTCAAGGCGCTGCGCGAACTGCTCACGCGCTGCGGCATTGCGCAGGATGCAGCACCGCAGGCTGACGCGGCACCCGTAGCGCTCGCCGCACCCGCTGCCTGCGCCGCCACACCCGAAACCACGGCCTGA
- a CDS encoding DNA gyrase inhibitor YacG, producing the protein MTAQQPKAAPCPICGQPAHPRYRPFCSRRCADVDLGRWFSGQYRVPSTEIPSETDEKYTRRVDPDDEVG; encoded by the coding sequence ATGACCGCGCAGCAGCCCAAAGCCGCCCCCTGCCCCATCTGTGGCCAGCCCGCCCACCCGCGCTACCGGCCGTTCTGCTCGCGGCGCTGCGCGGATGTGGACCTCGGGCGCTGGTTCTCCGGGCAGTATCGCGTGCCCTCTACTGAAATTCCCTCCGAAACGGATGAAAAATACACAAGACGGGTTGATCCCGATGATGAGGTGGGGTAA